Proteins from a single region of Hordeum vulgare subsp. vulgare chromosome 6H, MorexV3_pseudomolecules_assembly, whole genome shotgun sequence:
- the LOC123401653 gene encoding EH domain-containing protein 1-like, giving the protein MEIARSVASLGCSKEHQRIYADWFALADPDGDGRVTGADATKFFAMSGLSRADLKQVWAIADSKRQGYLGFGEFAAAMQLVSLAQAGNEITQDSLKREDLSSFDPPVMKGLDELLARSMAIVNVVRPQENGTSQVQAPSTNSWFSSKSSKKIQTPLTAVTSVIDGLKRLYIEKLKPLEVAYRFNDFASPLLTNSDFDAKPMVMLLGQYSTGKTTFIKHLLKTNFPGAHIGPEPTTDRFVVVMSGSDERTVPGNTIAVQADMPFNGLTTFGGAFLSKFECSQMPHPLLDHITFVDTPGVLSGEKQRTQRSYDFTGVTSWFAAKCDVILLLFDPHKLDISDEFKRVISSLRGNEDKIRVVLNKADQVDTQQLMRVYGALMWSLGKVLNTPEVMRVYIGSFNDKPVNESAVGPIGKELFEKEQEDLLADLKDIPKKACDRRVNEFVKRARAAKIHAYIIGQLKKEMPAMIGKAKAQQRLIDNLQDEFAKVQREYHLPAGDFPDVEHFKQVLAGYSIDKFEKIKPKMVQAVDDMLAHDIPDLLKNFSNPYQ; this is encoded by the exons ATGGAGATCGCGCGGTCCGTCGCCTCCCTGGGCTGCTCCAAGGAGCACCAGAGGATCTACGCCGACTGGTTCGCCCTCGCCGACCCAG ATGGAGACGGGCGCGTCACGGGCGCCGACGCCACCAAGTTCTTCGCCATGTCCGGCCTCTCCCGCGCCGACCTCAAGCAG GTTTGGGCGATTGCTGACTCCAAGCGTCAGGGGTACCTCGGCTTCGGCGAGTTCGCGGCCGCGATGCAG CTCGTGTCTCTGGCTCAAGCGGGCAACGAGATCACCCAGGACAGTCTCAAGCGTGAAG ATCTGAGTAGCTTCGATCCTCCTGTGATGAAAGGTCTTGATGAACTGCTTGCT AGATCAATGGCTATTGTGAATGTAGTTCGCCCACAAGAAAATG GCACCTCTCAGGTGCAAGCACCTTCTACAAACAGCTGGTTCAGTTCCAAATCATCAAAGAAG ATTCAAACGCCCCTGACTGCTGTTACTTCTGTAATTGATGGCTTGAAAAGACTGTACATCGAAAAACTGAAGCCTTTAGAAGTTGCATACCGGTTCAATGATTTTGCCTCTCCATTGCTG ACAAACAGTGACTTCGATGCGAAGCCAATGGTTATGCTCTTGGGTCAATATTCTACAGGGAAAACAACATTCATTAAGCACCTGTTAAAAACAAACTTCCCAG GAGCTCATATCGGACCAGAGCCCACTACTGACAGATTTGTAGTTGTGATG TCAGGATCTGATGAAAGGACTGTTCCTGGCAATACAATTGCAGTCCAAGCCGATATGCCTTTCAATGGTCTTACGACATTTGGGGGTGCATTCCTATCAAAGTTTGAATGCTCTCAGATGCCACATCCT CTACTAGATCATATCACGTTTGTTGACACTCCTGGTGTTCTCTCTGGTGAAAAGCAAAGGACCCAGCGTAGTTATGATTTCACTGGTGTAACTTCATGGTTTGCTGCAAAGTGCGATGTTATTCTTCTACTGTTTGATCCTCACAAGCTTGATATCAGCGATGAATTCAAGCGTGTCATTTCTTCTTTACGTGGGAATGAAGACAAAATACGTGTGGTGCTGAACAAGGCAGACCAAGTTGACACTCAGCAG CTTATGAGAGTGTACGGTGCACTGATGTGGTCCCTTGGGAAAGTTCTAAATACTCCTGAGGTTATGCGTGTCTACATTGG GTCGTTTAATGACAAACCTGTGAATGAATCAGCTGTTGGGCCAATTGGAAAGGAATTGTTTGAGAAAGAGCAAGAGGATCTCCTTGCTGACCTGAAAGACATACCTAAGAAGGCTTGTGATCGTCGG GTCAATGAGTTTGTCAAGCGTGCCAGAGCTGCAAAGATCCATGCTTACATAATTGGCCAGCTGAAGAAGGAGATGCCTGCAATGATTGGGAAAGCCAAGGCTCAACAGCGACTCATCGACAACTTGCAAGATGAGTTTGCAAAG gTCCAGAGGGAGTACCACCTTCCGGCGGGCGACTTCCCCGACGTGGAGCACTTCAAGCAGGTGCTGGCCGGGTACAGCATCGACAAGTTCGAGAAGATAAAGCCCAAGATGGTGCAGGCCGTGGATGACATGCTCGCGCACGACATCCCGGACCTCCTCAAGAACTTCAGCAACCCTTACCAGTGA